The Elephas maximus indicus isolate mEleMax1 chromosome 11, mEleMax1 primary haplotype, whole genome shotgun sequence genome contains the following window.
AACATCCGCGGCTCTCATCAGGTTTTTGAAAGAGGATCGCGACAACGTCCAGAACGACTATGGCTCTGGGTCAACGCCCTGGtttatagatgtggaaactgaggctcacaggaGGAAGGTATACAGCCCCTCAGAGTCCCCACAGGTGAGAGCCTACAAGTTCCTCCAACACCCCCTCCACCAGCGCTTCCTAAACCCTTCTTTGTCCAAACCCAGAAGTCTCTGCCCAAACCCACTCTTGCTTAGTGCACTGAGCCACCAACAAACGTGGCTCAGACGCCTCTCCACTGGCCCCCTTCCGCAGCCTCACCTTGGTGCGCCCATTGATGACGTAGCCACCCAGCCGCCCAGCGCAGTGCCGGATGACAGCATCCACGTGGGCCATGAGGGCACCGATGCTCCGGCAGCCTGGCTCGTGGCCTTCCACCCAGGCAATCTGGTCTCCACGGATGCTTCGCGGAGGGATAGCCCGCTGGCTCACTAGCTGCCCGTCACACAGGCGCCCGCCCCGCTTCAGGGCCTCCACCTCAGCCAGCACACGGCTACACAGGGCCGCCCCCAGGAAGCTGTCCTTGACGCAGATGCCATAGTACCGCATGCACGGCACGATGTAGTCCAGGGCCAGGCGCTCAGGTGCAGTGGGCAGCGCCTCCTCCCTCAGCCCTGCACTCGCCTCACCACCGCCACCGCCACTGCCGCAGGCCCTGCCACCCTCCTCCTCCGCCTTCTGGTGATCCTGCCTGGCCCAGGGCCGCTTGCTGGGTGCGGGGGCATCCCCACCATCCTCTGCCCATTTCCGCTTTGGGGCCTCAGGCCGGGCACCCTGAGCTGCCAGTCGCTGGCACCCTTTGGTGACCAGTGCCGCAGCACCCTCACTCCGCAGTGGCCGCAGCTCACCACCATCTTGCCCGCCAAAGCCTTCCCTCAGAGGGCTGGTAGTGGTGGAGGTGGCAGTGGCTCTGGGGGTCCCACTGCCTGCAGAAgcctcaccaggcactcctggacaGTGATAGGAGGGCAGCAGGGGACAGGGCAGGTAGCTCTCCACTCCCATCCTGGCCCGGCCAGGCTCTAGGGGCTCTGAGGAAGACCCCGGCAACTGAGGGAGAGCCTGACTCAGGGGCTGGCACGGGCTGTCCATGGCAGCAGCGTCTTCATCCCCCGGGCATGGAGGGCACGGCCCGGGCCCATGATGCcaccctcctccacctcctcctccacTGATGCAGCTGGGGGCCGGGACAGCTGGGCCTGATGTGGGTCAGGATGAGGCAAGGCAGGTGGCAGGGGCTCTTCTGGTGCCCTAGAGAAGCTAGTTGGTCCCCGAGTCCTCTGCCGTCCCTAGAGGCTTGGGAGGGGACCCGTCAGGGTggctggaggaagagagaaaaagggatGTGAGAGGGGCTACATGCAGGCAGACTGAGGAACGGTGGCATAATAGGAGCAGTAAGGAGAACGAAAACAGGGACAGATAAAGGAAACCAAGTGAGGGAAGGACTCTGAAAATTTGGGTGGGGGAGAGATAGTTAACAGACAAACGAAGGTCTGGGGGGGTAGCTGGAGGAGCTAGGCTGGTTAGATGGCCCAAAGGCAGAAAGAGGACTGGGATAGGGACCATTAGAGAGTATCCTCAGAGAAGAGGGAGCGGGTGTTAGGAATGGTGGAGGAGTAGGAAATGGGAGGGGTGGAAACAAATAGACTGGAAGGGCCCACCTGGAGGTTCCATCGACACACAGAGGGAATGGAGGGTCcacaaacaaacagaagaaatggggTCTACAGAAGAACAGAGGAAATAGGGGTTCTAGAGACAAAGGGAATTGGGGGCCTAGAGACAGAAAAACAGACCGGAGGGAAGCTTGGGGGCTGGGCCTTGGACTGCCAGACAGAACGGGGTGGA
Protein-coding sequences here:
- the EGLN2 gene encoding prolyl hydroxylase EGLN2, which gives rise to MDSPCQPLSQALPQLPGSSSEPLEPGRARMGVESYLPCPLLPSYHCPGVPGEASAGSGTPRATATSTTTSPLREGFGGQDGGELRPLRSEGAAALVTKGCQRLAAQGARPEAPKRKWAEDGGDAPAPSKRPWARQDHQKAEEEGGRACGSGGGGGEASAGLREEALPTAPERLALDYIVPCMRYYGICVKDSFLGAALCSRVLAEVEALKRGGRLCDGQLVSQRAIPPRSIRGDQIAWVEGHEPGCRSIGALMAHVDAVIRHCAGRLGGYVINGRTKAMVACYPGNGLGYVRHVDNPHGDGRCITCIYYLNQNWDVKVHGGLLQIFPEGRPVVANIEPLFDRLLIFWSDRRNPHEVKPAYATRYAITVWYFDAKERAAAKDKYQLALGQKGVQVPVSQPTTPT